The Pseudomonas fulva 12-X sequence CAACGTCAGCATGATTGTCTTCGCGCTGTTCCTGACCCCGTATTTCGACCCGCCGATCATGGCCATGGGCTGGGCGGTGCTGGTCGGCGGCCTGCTGCAGCTGCTCTATCAGTTGCCGCACCTGCGCAAGATCGGCCTGCTGGTGCTGCCGCGCCTGAACCTGCGTGACAGTGGCGTGTGGCGTGTGCTGCGGCAGATGGGCCCGGCGATCCTCGGTGTGTCGGTGGCGCAGATCTCGCTGATCATCAACACCATCTTCGCCTCCTTTCTGGTCGCCGGTTCCGTGTCGTGGATGTACTACGCCGACCGCCTGATGGAGTTGCCGTCCGGCGTGCTGGGCGTCGCCCTGGGCACCATCCTGCTGCCGTCGCTGGCCAAGACCCATGCTGCCGAAGACCCGGCCGCCTATTCGAAGCTGCTCGACTGGGGCCTGCGCCTGTGCATCCTGCTGGCGCTGCCCTGCGCCCTGGCCCTGGCGCTGCTTTCCGAGCCGCTGGTGGTGTCGCTGTTCCAGTACGGCAACTTCACCGCCACCGACGCCGAGATGACCCAGCGTGCTCTGCTGGCCTACTCGTTGGGCCTGTTGGGCATGCTCCTGGTCAAGGTGCTGGCGCCGGCCTTCTATGCGCGCCAGGACATTCGCACGCCGGTGCGCATCGCCATGTTCACCCTGCTGATGACCCAGGTAATGAACGTGCTGTTCATCTTCGTCATCCCCCTGGCCCACGCCGGTCTGGCGTTGGCCATCGGTCTGGCGGCCTGCATCAACGCCGGCCTGCTGTTCTGGAAGCTACGCGCCCGCGGTTTCTACCAGCCGCAGCCGGGCTGGGCGATGTTCGCCAGCAAGCTGCTGGCGGCGGTGCTGGTGATGGTCGTGGTGCTGATCGGCATGCTCTGGCTGATGCCGGACTGGAGCCAGGGCAACATGCTGGCCCGCCTGCTGCGTCTTGGCGCGCTGGTGGCCGCCGGTGCGCTGAGCTATTTCGCCGTGCTGGGCATTCTGGGTTTCCGTCTGCGCGACTTCTCCCGCCGTTCGATTGCCTGACGGCGCCGGCCAAATGAGCGCGCCGTATCTGCT is a genomic window containing:
- the murJ gene encoding murein biosynthesis integral membrane protein MurJ, whose amino-acid sequence is MNLLKSLAAVSSITMLSRVLGFVRDTIMARIFGAGIASDAFVVAFKLPNLLRRIFAEGAFSQAFVPILAEYKTQRGEEATRTFVAYVAGQLTLILALVTLLGVLVAPWIVWASAPGFSDNPERFELTSDLLRVTFPYILLISLSSFASALLNTWNRFAVPAFVPTLLNVSMIVFALFLTPYFDPPIMAMGWAVLVGGLLQLLYQLPHLRKIGLLVLPRLNLRDSGVWRVLRQMGPAILGVSVAQISLIINTIFASFLVAGSVSWMYYADRLMELPSGVLGVALGTILLPSLAKTHAAEDPAAYSKLLDWGLRLCILLALPCALALALLSEPLVVSLFQYGNFTATDAEMTQRALLAYSLGLLGMLLVKVLAPAFYARQDIRTPVRIAMFTLLMTQVMNVLFIFVIPLAHAGLALAIGLAACINAGLLFWKLRARGFYQPQPGWAMFASKLLAAVLVMVVVLIGMLWLMPDWSQGNMLARLLRLGALVAAGALSYFAVLGILGFRLRDFSRRSIA